Proteins encoded in a region of the Solanum dulcamara chromosome 9, daSolDulc1.2, whole genome shotgun sequence genome:
- the LOC129904189 gene encoding uncharacterized protein LOC129904189, producing the protein MEIQKATFTIPPPHFFPIPNSTHHSVLVSPRHRLKQQRNFLKLSPLCCSSSHSHPVVQDPILQEGNESFRKSRETHYKNSRKKRVFFLDVNPICYKGSIPSLQSFAHWISLFFSQVSLTDPVIAVIDGERGNEYRRQLLPSYKAKRRKYWHQFPDAEKSQRSTIEKSHRLILDILQSCNVPVVKIESHEADDVIATLVEQVLQRGHRVVVASPDKDFKQLISDEVQIVMPVPEFNRWSFYTLKHYVAQYNCDPRSDLSLRCILGDEVDGVPGIQHVVPGFGRKTAMKLLKKHGTLENLLNAAAVRSVGRQYAQDALIKYSDYLRRNYEVLSLKRDVSIHIEDQWLNERDARNDSLVLSNFITLLKDSRNLYSQSRSHSNG; encoded by the exons ATGGAGATTCAGAAAGCTACCTTTACCATCCCTCCTCCCCATTTCTTCCCAATTCCAAACTCTACCCACCACTCAGTTCTTGTTTCCCCACGACATAGACTGAAACAGCAAAGAAATTTCCTAAAACTAAGCCCtctttgttgttcttcttctcaTAGTCATCCTGTTGTACAAGACCCAATTTTGCAAGAAGGGAATGAATCTTTTAGGAAAAGCAGAGAGACCCATtacaagaattcaagaaaaaagaGGGTGTTTTTCTTGGATGTTAATCCTATTTGTTACAAAGGAAGCATCCCTTCTTTGCAATCTTTTGCTCATTGGATTTCCCTTTTCTTCTCTCAAGTCAGCCTCACTGATCCTGTTATTGCT GTTATTGATGGAGAAAGAGGTAATGAGTATAGAAGACAGTTGTTACCTTCTTACAAAGCAAAAAGGAGGAAATATTGGCATCAGTTTCCAGATGCAGAAAAATCTCAAAGGAGTACGATTGAAAAGTCACATAGACTCATCTTGGATATTCTTCAGAGCTGCAATGTTCCT GTAGTTAAGATTGAATCACATGAAGCAGATGATGTTATAGCCACACTCGTAGAACAAGTTCTACAAAGGGGGCACCGAGTCGTCGTTGCCTCTCCTGACAAAGACTTCAAACAGCTGATATCTGATGAAGTTCAAATTGTCATGCCAGTGCCAGAGTTCAATAGATGGTCCTTTTACACCCTTAAACACTATGTGGCACAGTACAATTGTGATCCAAGGTCTGATTTGAGCCTAA GGTGCATACTGGGTGATGAGGTTGATGGTGTTCCTGGAATCCAGCACGTTGTTCCTGGTTTTGGTCGAAAGACTGCTATGAAGCTTTTGAAAAAGCACGGCACATTGGAGAATTTGCTTAATGCTGCTGCAGTAAGATCAGTGGGGAGGCAGTATGCACAAGATGCCCTCATAAAGTATTCTGATTATTTGCGCAGAAATTATGAAGTTCTTTCTCTGAAGAG GGATGTCAGTATCCATATTGAGGACCAATGGCTTAATGAGAGGGATGCGCGTAATGACTCACTAGTTTTATCCAACTTCATCACTTTGCTTAAAGATAGTCGGAATCTTTATTCACAAAGCAGATCTCATTCCAATGGTTGA